A region of Methanomicrobium sp. W14 DNA encodes the following proteins:
- a CDS encoding RlmE family RNA methyltransferase has product MGSQWGADKYYRQSKREGYRSRAAYKILDIQKRFGVIREDDNVVDLGAAPGSWSQAIRDMTDGQVVAVDLNQIAPVENVITIRGDFTSEKTQAQVLSYVDVVNVVVCDAAPKLSGQKSYDQARAIGLCEQALYFACLILKPGGNFVVKSFQGEMFAELLNTTRDNFYAVKVYRTKATRRGSTEAYIIAKNFKGFSNVSDGQL; this is encoded by the coding sequence ATGGGTTCACAATGGGGCGCAGATAAGTATTACCGGCAATCAAAGCGTGAAGGGTACAGGTCTCGTGCGGCATACAAGATTCTTGATATTCAAAAAAGATTTGGCGTAATAAGGGAAGATGACAATGTAGTTGATCTCGGAGCAGCGCCGGGGAGCTGGTCGCAGGCAATTCGCGATATGACCGACGGACAGGTAGTAGCAGTAGACCTCAACCAGATAGCACCGGTAGAAAACGTGATAACCATACGCGGGGACTTCACATCCGAAAAAACGCAGGCACAGGTATTGTCTTATGTTGACGTGGTCAATGTCGTAGTCTGCGATGCGGCTCCGAAACTGTCCGGGCAGAAGTCTTATGATCAGGCAAGGGCGATAGGCCTCTGTGAACAGGCTTTGTATTTTGCATGTCTTATATTAAAACCAGGCGGTAATTTTGTCGTTAAATCCTTTCAGGGTGAAATGTTTGCAGAACTTTTAAACACAACAAGAGACAACTTCTACGCAGTAAAGGTTTACAGGACAAAAGCCACCCGCAGAGGAAGCACAGAGGCTTATATCATTGCAAAAAACTTCAAAGGATTCTCAAATGTTTCTGACGGACAGTTATAA
- a CDS encoding FMN-binding glutamate synthase family protein: MVNLRTPNSDEAVHTQTRSKDVVPMSGMCSRCVDGCKGNCDIWLSSFRGREVLYPGPFGEITAGADKDYPVDYSHLNIHGYAVGAKGLMKGISGNPDTAVFDDVDTTTEYGWDIKVPMKVPIFTGALGSTEIARANWEHFAVGAAISGITLVCGENVCGVDPDLKLDSKGKVIESPEMDRRINTYKKFHDGYGEILVQMNVEDTRLGTAEYVSEKHNLETLELKWGQGAKCIGGEIKVKNLDRALELKKRGYIVLPDPTRHDVQEAYKNGAIKEFERHSRLGFVTKEGFLEEVDRLRDIGFKRITLKTGAYSMKELAMAMRYSSEAKIDLLTIDGAPGGTGMSPWPMMNEWGIPTFYLQSLAYDFAGKLENKGMRVPDLAIAGGFADEANAFKALCMGAPYFKAVCMGRALMIPGMVGKNIQKWLDSDNLPKTVSKYGKSVEEIFVSYEELKEKYGEGIKDIPLGAIAIYTYTQRFRTGMQQIMAGSRNFSLSSISRDDLMALTKDASEVSGIPYVMDSYKNEALDILLE; this comes from the coding sequence TTGGTTAATTTAAGGACTCCAAATTCGGATGAGGCTGTTCATACCCAGACCCGCTCAAAGGACGTTGTTCCAATGTCCGGAATGTGTTCAAGATGTGTCGACGGATGCAAAGGAAACTGTGATATCTGGCTGTCCTCTTTCAGGGGAAGGGAGGTATTATACCCCGGACCTTTCGGAGAAATTACGGCCGGTGCAGATAAAGATTACCCTGTCGACTACTCGCACCTCAATATACACGGGTACGCCGTTGGTGCAAAAGGTCTGATGAAAGGTATTTCAGGAAATCCTGATACAGCAGTATTTGACGACGTTGATACAACGACAGAATACGGGTGGGATATTAAAGTCCCTATGAAAGTTCCTATATTTACGGGAGCACTTGGTTCAACTGAAATTGCAAGAGCAAACTGGGAGCACTTTGCTGTAGGAGCAGCAATATCAGGTATTACTCTTGTATGCGGTGAAAATGTATGCGGCGTTGACCCGGACCTTAAACTTGACAGTAAAGGAAAAGTTATAGAATCTCCCGAGATGGACAGAAGAATAAATACCTATAAAAAATTTCACGACGGTTACGGTGAGATCCTCGTCCAGATGAATGTTGAAGATACAAGGCTTGGAACTGCGGAATACGTATCAGAAAAGCACAACCTCGAGACTTTGGAACTCAAATGGGGCCAGGGAGCAAAGTGCATAGGCGGTGAGATAAAAGTTAAAAACCTGGACCGTGCACTTGAACTTAAAAAAAGAGGCTATATAGTACTTCCTGACCCTACAAGACATGACGTTCAGGAAGCATACAAAAACGGTGCAATCAAAGAATTTGAACGCCATTCACGCCTGGGGTTTGTTACAAAAGAAGGATTCCTCGAAGAGGTGGACCGCCTGCGTGACATAGGATTCAAACGCATCACCCTGAAAACGGGGGCATATTCCATGAAAGAACTTGCCATGGCGATGAGATACTCTTCCGAAGCAAAAATAGACCTTCTGACTATTGACGGTGCTCCGGGAGGGACAGGCATGAGCCCGTGGCCTATGATGAACGAATGGGGTATACCGACATTCTATCTTCAGTCCCTTGCATACGATTTTGCAGGAAAACTTGAAAACAAAGGAATGCGTGTCCCTGACCTTGCTATAGCCGGCGGATTTGCGGATGAGGCAAACGCATTCAAGGCGCTTTGCATGGGTGCACCGTACTTCAAAGCTGTATGCATGGGCCGTGCACTGATGATACCAGGCATGGTAGGAAAGAACATTCAGAAATGGCTGGACTCGGACAACCTTCCGAAAACTGTTTCCAAATACGGAAAATCCGTTGAAGAGATATTTGTTTCATACGAAGAGCTGAAGGAAAAATACGGCGAAGGAATAAAGGATATTCCTCTCGGGGCAATAGCCATTTACACATATACCCAGCGCTTCAGGACCGGAATGCAGCAGATTATGGCAGGGAGCAGAAACTTCAGCCTCTCGTCAATATCAAGAGACGACCTGATGGCCCTTACAAAAGACGCCTCAGAAGTCTCGGGCATCCCGTATGTCATGGATTCATACAAAAACGAAGCCCTGGACATTCTTCTTGAATAA
- a CDS encoding M20/M25/M40 family metallo-hydrolase codes for MNVSEICSDLVKIRSENPPGKTAEVADYIGDFLEKKGLKYKSTDDGAGRCNIYTDYKKRPLLFSGHLDVVPAIDEGWNKKPFSGEISGGFVYGRGSTDMKGGCASILYSISKTIEDGFDLPCNLCFVCDEENGGKAGIQFLLAKKIIHPCDCIIAEPTPHLNPAIGQKGLLRMKINFTGVPGHGSLYPAVGVSAIMNASKFLDSVKRLYCKTFSCSPDIEEIIARSSRVLSKLFGISNAEEVLKKVTYNPGKITGGEEMNITAQKCTLELETRIPWGCSTGYVKNELYKSCQSFEIKVHEESDPNITHPDSKLVKTVCREVERVYESKPCPIVQWAASDARYLRKSGFNVLEYGPGDIKTIHGINEKVSADDLFKATEIYSGVLKSYMQVKL; via the coding sequence ATGAATGTTTCAGAAATATGTTCTGATCTTGTAAAGATCAGAAGTGAAAATCCCCCGGGAAAAACAGCAGAAGTTGCGGATTACATAGGGGATTTTCTTGAAAAAAAGGGTCTTAAGTATAAATCGACAGATGACGGTGCAGGAAGATGCAACATATATACAGATTATAAAAAAAGACCTCTCCTTTTTTCAGGTCACCTTGATGTCGTTCCTGCAATTGATGAAGGCTGGAACAAAAAACCATTTTCAGGAGAAATTTCCGGGGGTTTTGTATACGGCCGGGGTTCTACAGATATGAAAGGCGGCTGTGCTTCAATATTATATTCAATATCAAAAACCATCGAAGACGGGTTCGACCTTCCCTGTAACCTCTGTTTCGTCTGCGACGAGGAAAACGGAGGAAAAGCTGGCATACAGTTTCTTCTTGCAAAAAAGATAATTCATCCCTGCGACTGCATTATCGCAGAACCAACTCCTCACCTGAACCCTGCGATAGGGCAGAAGGGGCTTTTAAGAATGAAAATCAATTTCACCGGTGTTCCGGGTCACGGCTCCCTGTATCCTGCTGTAGGAGTCAGTGCTATAATGAATGCATCAAAATTTCTGGACTCTGTAAAACGCCTCTATTGCAAAACATTTTCATGCAGTCCTGATATTGAAGAGATAATTGCCAGATCTTCACGTGTACTTTCTAAGCTTTTCGGAATTTCCAACGCTGAAGAAGTGCTGAAAAAAGTTACGTATAATCCGGGGAAGATAACAGGCGGTGAAGAGATGAATATTACGGCACAGAAATGCACTCTTGAGCTTGAAACAAGAATTCCCTGGGGATGCAGCACCGGCTATGTAAAGAATGAACTTTATAAGAGCTGTCAGTCTTTTGAAATAAAGGTACATGAAGAATCCGACCCAAACATTACGCATCCGGATTCAAAACTGGTAAAAACTGTCTGCAGAGAGGTTGAAAGGGTTTACGAGAGTAAACCCTGCCCGATAGTCCAGTGGGCAGCCAGCGATGCAAGGTATCTTAGGAAAAGCGGTTTTAATGTCCTTGAATACGGGCCGGGAGATATCAAAACAATACATGGTATAAACGAGAAGGTATCTGCAGATGACCTTTTTAAGGCGACTGAAATCTATTCCGGCGTCCTGAAAAGCTACATGCAAGTAAAACTGTAA
- the npdG gene encoding NADPH-dependent F420 reductase, translating into MKIGIVGGTGHIGQGLACRLSHNHEIILGSREKDKASEAGECIINALNEKGIKSKCTGATNQEAVDEGDIVVLSVNYKYLKATLEPLKGFEDKIVISPINPIGKGDYFYYDPPKEGSAALAVKSLLPKSAKVVSAFNNISANKWKHIDEELNYSVAVCSDDEDAKKQVMNLVNEVSKLKAIDAGPLAMSSVVESITPLIFNIAKYNDMKDVGVKFI; encoded by the coding sequence ATGAAAATAGGCATAGTTGGTGGTACGGGCCACATCGGGCAGGGGCTTGCATGTCGTCTCTCACATAATCATGAAATTATCCTTGGATCAAGGGAAAAGGATAAAGCATCGGAGGCCGGGGAATGCATAATAAATGCTCTGAATGAAAAAGGAATCAAATCCAAATGCACAGGGGCTACAAACCAGGAGGCTGTGGATGAAGGCGATATTGTAGTGCTTTCTGTAAATTATAAGTACCTTAAAGCAACTCTTGAGCCCCTAAAAGGGTTTGAGGACAAAATTGTAATAAGTCCAATAAATCCGATAGGGAAAGGTGATTACTTCTACTATGACCCTCCAAAGGAAGGGTCAGCAGCACTTGCAGTAAAAAGTCTTCTCCCAAAAAGTGCGAAGGTTGTTTCGGCATTCAACAACATATCAGCAAATAAATGGAAGCACATTGACGAGGAATTAAACTATTCGGTCGCCGTGTGCAGCGACGACGAAGATGCAAAAAAACAGGTAATGAATCTTGTAAATGAAGTTTCAAAGTTAAAGGCAATTGATGCCGGGCCACTTGCAATGTCATCTGTTGTAGAAAGTATTACACCGCTTATATTCAATATTGCAAAATACAATGACATGAAGGATGTAGGAGTAAAATTCATCTGA
- a CDS encoding gamma-glutamyl-gamma-aminobutyrate hydrolase family protein (Members of this family of hydrolases with an active site Cys residue belong to MEROPS family C26.) — translation MILLCDLCYKPGSLSYYEFIKPMERIVKTFGKEYRVVHYTKIDYSEITDFDAVILCGTTLMDNEFLKSASLFEFIKETTVPVLGICAGIQIIAKIFGGKIIPDKKIGMTTVKKIRDNPILKGMDEFEAYELHLNSVEMPECFDTIAESGSGVQVASHSQKPVYGIVFHPEVRNEQVVRNFLEIA, via the coding sequence ATGATACTTCTCTGCGACCTCTGCTACAAACCCGGCTCACTTTCATACTACGAGTTCATAAAACCAATGGAGAGAATAGTAAAGACTTTCGGAAAGGAGTACAGGGTTGTCCATTACACCAAGATAGATTATTCTGAAATCACAGACTTTGACGCAGTTATCCTGTGCGGGACCACGCTTATGGATAACGAATTCCTCAAATCCGCTTCTCTCTTTGAATTCATAAAGGAAACCACAGTTCCTGTCCTTGGGATATGTGCCGGAATCCAGATAATTGCAAAGATTTTCGGCGGAAAAATAATTCCGGACAAAAAAATTGGGATGACAACGGTGAAAAAAATACGCGACAACCCGATTCTAAAAGGCATGGATGAATTTGAAGCGTATGAACTTCACCTTAATTCCGTTGAAATGCCTGAATGCTTTGATACAATTGCAGAATCCGGCTCAGGGGTCCAGGTGGCTTCACACAGTCAAAAACCTGTTTATGGTATTGTCTTTCACCCCGAAGTAAGAAATGAACAGGTAGTCCGTAATTTTTTAGAAATCGCCTGA
- a CDS encoding Mrp/NBP35 family ATP-binding protein, translating into MVENKQGSECDGNCSGCASAASCNDPKKANSGLPPKIDMDVKHVILVLSGKGGVGKSTVATNLAMSLANKGYKTGIADVDIHGPNIPKMLGIEDEKLSSMDGKHIEPVMVTGNLSVVSMAFLLPDKTSPVIWRGAMKNTAIRQFLEDVNWGSLDFLVVDLPPGTGDEALSVAQLAPNIAGAVIVTTPQEVAILDSSKSVMFVEKLGIKVLGIIENMSGYVCPHCGEKIDLFGAGGGKKAAKELKVPFLGAIPMDPDLRKSGDEGRPFIVRHDGTEQNKATWEHVEKVMENILEEIKEEDN; encoded by the coding sequence ATGGTTGAAAATAAACAGGGTTCTGAATGCGACGGAAACTGCAGCGGATGTGCATCTGCGGCATCCTGCAATGACCCTAAAAAAGCAAACTCAGGTCTTCCGCCAAAGATTGACATGGACGTAAAGCACGTAATACTGGTTTTAAGCGGCAAAGGCGGTGTGGGCAAGAGCACAGTTGCGACAAATCTTGCAATGTCACTTGCAAACAAAGGCTATAAAACCGGTATTGCAGATGTTGATATCCACGGCCCCAATATTCCAAAAATGCTTGGCATTGAAGATGAAAAACTTTCATCAATGGACGGAAAGCACATTGAGCCTGTAATGGTTACGGGAAACCTCAGTGTCGTTTCAATGGCTTTTCTTCTGCCTGACAAAACAAGCCCTGTCATATGGAGAGGCGCCATGAAGAATACCGCAATCAGGCAGTTTCTTGAAGATGTAAACTGGGGGTCTTTAGACTTTCTGGTAGTTGACCTCCCTCCGGGAACAGGAGACGAAGCACTTTCTGTTGCACAGCTTGCTCCAAATATCGCAGGAGCAGTTATTGTGACAACACCACAGGAAGTTGCAATCCTTGACTCATCAAAGTCGGTTATGTTCGTAGAAAAACTGGGTATTAAAGTTCTGGGCATCATAGAAAACATGAGCGGCTACGTGTGCCCGCACTGTGGTGAAAAGATAGACCTCTTCGGTGCAGGCGGGGGAAAGAAAGCCGCAAAAGAACTTAAAGTTCCCTTCCTCGGCGCCATACCCATGGACCCTGACCTTAGAAAGTCAGGCGACGAAGGAAGGCCTTTTATCGTCCGCCACGACGGTACAGAACAGAACAAGGCTACATGGGAGCACGTCGAAAAAGTAATGGAAAACATACTGGAAGAAATAAAGGAAGAAGACAATTAA
- the cas6e gene encoding type I-E CRISPR-associated protein Cas6/Cse3/CasE has translation MYFSRIKMSHKARNDKQFWEQTKDEYSLCWLFKQLFMKKENSETRFIFRQEFGSCYPSFVSVSESIPGDESENWHIFSEVYNPSPECGDIYNFSLRLCPVIMQRESHFLIRYDFVQDALCRRKKNLFSKIEFCDSSDVIKDAVAEWLMKNSDRCGFLPLEGSLRADGFMQHKSCISDGIRIPAYNTVEISGLLKVNNTEKLRKTLFDGIGEYRSLGCGMIFVKDLTPQVLV, from the coding sequence ATGTACTTCAGCAGAATTAAGATGTCGCATAAAGCAAGAAATGACAAACAATTCTGGGAGCAGACAAAGGACGAATATTCCCTTTGCTGGCTGTTCAAGCAGCTTTTCATGAAAAAAGAGAATTCTGAAACTCGTTTTATATTCCGCCAGGAATTTGGGTCTTGTTATCCGTCCTTTGTTTCTGTGTCTGAATCAATTCCGGGAGACGAATCAGAAAACTGGCATATATTTTCTGAAGTCTATAACCCTTCTCCTGAATGCGGGGATATTTATAATTTTTCTCTGCGCCTGTGCCCGGTTATTATGCAGAGAGAATCACATTTTTTAATCCGTTATGATTTTGTCCAGGATGCACTTTGCAGGAGAAAGAAAAATCTTTTCTCAAAAATTGAATTTTGTGACAGTTCAGATGTAATAAAGGACGCTGTAGCAGAATGGCTTATGAAAAATTCAGACCGGTGCGGTTTTTTGCCCCTTGAGGGTTCCCTTCGTGCCGACGGTTTTATGCAGCATAAATCGTGTATATCTGACGGCATCAGAATACCTGCATACAATACAGTTGAAATCTCCGGACTGTTAAAGGTGAATAATACGGAAAAACTAAGAAAAACCCTTTTTGATGGTATTGGAGAGTATCGTAGCCTCGGATGCGGTATGATTTTTGTAAAAGACCTGACTCCACAGGTTTTAGTCTGA
- a CDS encoding helix-turn-helix transcriptional regulator produces the protein MVDVNTVNKLRLPPSARVVLQILEDGKPKTFKDVTNEADIAPRTIRYALKRLKESELIIEKFNFKDARQVLYQKHIIPKSENTMEMATT, from the coding sequence ATGGTAGACGTTAACACTGTTAACAAGCTGAGGCTTCCCCCATCAGCAAGGGTAGTTCTCCAGATTCTCGAAGATGGAAAACCAAAAACATTCAAGGATGTCACCAATGAAGCAGACATAGCACCAAGAACCATAAGGTACGCATTAAAGCGCCTTAAAGAGAGCGAACTCATAATCGAAAAGTTCAATTTCAAGGATGCCAGACAAGTATTATATCAGAAGCACATAATTCCAAAATCTGAAAATACCATGGAAATGGCAACAACATGA
- a CDS encoding transcriptional regulator, producing MNTYQCDIMTCDEIARVYLPQVRAELVFRLVTERGISQVKVSKWMGITRAAVCQYISRKRGFGDIQISDELNEIINAWADGVITGEGSVTICDLCQCITKIKKNQNTVVKTSDRS from the coding sequence ATGAATACGTACCAATGTGATATAATGACCTGTGACGAGATTGCAAGAGTATATCTTCCACAGGTAAGGGCGGAACTGGTCTTTCGTCTGGTAACAGAGAGAGGCATATCACAGGTAAAGGTTTCAAAATGGATGGGGATCACAAGAGCGGCAGTATGTCAGTATATTAGCCGCAAAAGGGGTTTTGGGGATATTCAAATCTCTGATGAACTGAATGAAATTATCAATGCATGGGCAGACGGAGTAATCACAGGCGAAGGATCGGTTACAATCTGTGATCTGTGCCAGTGCATAACCAAGATAAAGAAAAACCAAAATACAGTCGTTAAAACTTCAGACAGAAGTTAA
- a CDS encoding diphthine--ammonia ligase, with the protein MKLGVLFSGGKDSAYSCCMAMKKEEVVCLISLLSKNMESYMFHTPNINLASLQSKACEIPLLEYETKGEKEIELKDLDAAVCLAKKKYGIEGIVTGAVMSVYQASRIQKICLENNLWCFNPLWYADQAGYMDSILKSGFEVIISGVFSAPFDESWLGKKIDREALLKLHKFSEKYIITLTGEGGEYETFVCDAPFFKKRIVIDEYEVSYKNYNGTFSIKKAHLENK; encoded by the coding sequence ATGAAACTCGGAGTCCTGTTTTCAGGCGGCAAGGATTCGGCGTATTCCTGCTGCATGGCAATGAAAAAAGAGGAGGTCGTATGCCTGATATCGCTGCTTTCGAAAAACATGGAGAGCTATATGTTTCATACGCCAAACATAAACCTAGCTTCACTCCAGTCGAAGGCATGTGAAATCCCGCTTCTGGAATACGAAACAAAAGGTGAAAAGGAGATCGAACTAAAAGACCTGGACGCGGCAGTCTGTCTTGCCAAAAAGAAATACGGGATTGAAGGAATAGTTACAGGCGCTGTTATGTCCGTGTACCAGGCATCAAGGATTCAGAAGATCTGCCTTGAAAATAACCTGTGGTGCTTTAACCCCCTGTGGTACGCTGACCAGGCCGGTTACATGGACAGCATCCTGAAATCAGGGTTTGAAGTGATAATATCCGGCGTGTTTTCCGCTCCCTTCGACGAATCGTGGCTTGGAAAAAAAATTGACAGAGAAGCTCTTTTGAAACTGCACAAATTCTCGGAAAAATACATAATTACACTCACGGGGGAGGGCGGCGAATACGAGACCTTCGTCTGTGACGCTCCTTTCTTTAAAAAAAGGATTGTAATTGACGAATACGAAGTGTCATACAAAAACTACAACGGCACTTTTTCGATTAAAAAAGCTCACCTGGAGAATAAATGA
- the moaA gene encoding GTP 3',8-cyclase MoaA: MFLTDSYNRPVTNIRISLTSKCNLGCRYCHREGEVSPKEEISFEDIAEILKTAAKFNMKSVKFTGGEPTLRKDIIEIVKAVPTSMESSMTTNGTLLSGMAYDLKDAGLSRVNVSLDSLKPEKYRKITGKDYLQRVIEGIDTSIEAGLTPVKLNVVILRDCNDDEIEDFISFVKNKNDIILQFIEYMDLKSKDNDNEMDSIEKELKKRSKIIYTRRMHHRKKYCIDGAEIEVVRPMHNNEFCAFCNRLRVTSDGELKPCLLRHDNHIDIKGKRGVELEELFKLAVGRREPFFR; encoded by the coding sequence ATGTTTCTGACGGACAGTTATAACAGGCCTGTTACAAATATCAGAATCAGCCTGACTTCCAAATGCAATCTTGGATGCAGGTACTGCCACAGGGAAGGCGAGGTATCTCCCAAAGAAGAAATTTCTTTTGAAGATATAGCCGAGATACTAAAAACAGCTGCCAAATTCAATATGAAAAGTGTCAAATTTACCGGTGGCGAACCTACACTAAGAAAAGATATTATTGAAATTGTAAAAGCCGTTCCCACGTCAATGGAATCGTCCATGACAACAAACGGCACTCTTCTCTCCGGGATGGCATATGACCTCAAGGATGCCGGACTTTCAAGAGTAAACGTAAGTCTTGACAGCCTGAAACCTGAAAAATACAGGAAAATTACCGGAAAAGATTACCTTCAGAGGGTTATTGAAGGAATCGACACTTCTATAGAGGCAGGATTAACTCCGGTAAAACTGAACGTGGTAATACTAAGAGACTGTAATGACGATGAAATAGAAGACTTCATATCTTTTGTAAAAAATAAAAATGATATAATACTCCAGTTTATTGAGTATATGGATTTAAAATCCAAAGATAATGATAATGAAATGGATTCTATCGAAAAAGAGCTGAAAAAAAGGTCAAAAATAATTTACACAAGGCGTATGCACCACAGGAAAAAATACTGCATAGACGGCGCCGAAATAGAAGTCGTAAGACCTATGCACAACAATGAGTTCTGTGCTTTCTGCAACAGGCTGAGAGTTACGTCAGACGGGGAATTAAAACCGTGCCTTCTAAGACATGACAACCATATCGATATAAAAGGTAAACGCGGCGTTGAACTTGAAGAACTATTTAAACTTGCTGTAGGCAGAAGAGAACCTTTTTTCAGGTGA
- a CDS encoding YgiQ family radical SAM protein → MFLPTTKEDLNKRGWDCCDVIIVTPDAYADHPSFAMSILGRFLEKNGYKTGIISQPKWKDPKSFMKLGIPKIAFAVSGGQMDSMVLNYTSARIPRKEDLFCENKNPYFSSIGDKKKYRIRPDRCINVYCSQIKAACKDKPVIIGGIEASLRRIAHYDFWSDKIKRSILFDAKADILIYGMGEYPLLNVVRALERGESPENIKTESTAVIRKDISDLKGYVLLPSFKEVSEDRESFARAHILFEDNDNKKTVVQKQDSRYLVQYPGMEITQDQLDYIYDTDFERKIHPDFKNVPAFDMIKTSVTSHRGCYGDCSFCAIANHQGKKVVSRSKQSILNEIRVIASKKDFPGTITDIGGPTANMYASGCRIGGCETNDCLKGPKGCRNFIPGNREYLDLLSEAKKIDNVKNIQINSGLRFDSCIMDDNFLREILRHYISGQMKIAPESGSDPVLHYMNKPDTKVFESFIKKFERIKKEEGIKKYIIPYIITGHPGEGEKELKQTRDLLRKNRLSGKQFQIFTPTPMTRSAAMYYLGYDPRTGEKIGVEKDVKTLRKRKDVLMS, encoded by the coding sequence ATGTTTCTGCCGACGACAAAAGAGGATCTCAACAAAAGGGGCTGGGACTGCTGCGATGTCATAATAGTAACTCCTGATGCATATGCAGACCACCCGTCATTTGCAATGTCAATTCTGGGAAGATTTCTTGAGAAAAACGGGTACAAAACAGGGATTATCTCGCAACCGAAATGGAAAGACCCTAAAAGTTTTATGAAACTCGGAATACCAAAAATCGCATTCGCAGTCTCCGGCGGCCAGATGGACTCGATGGTCCTCAACTATACTTCGGCCAGAATTCCAAGAAAAGAAGACCTCTTCTGCGAAAACAAAAATCCGTATTTTTCCAGCATAGGCGATAAGAAAAAATACAGGATAAGACCTGACAGGTGCATAAACGTTTACTGCAGCCAGATAAAAGCGGCCTGCAAAGACAAACCGGTTATAATCGGCGGAATAGAAGCATCTCTGAGAAGAATCGCCCATTACGACTTCTGGTCAGACAAAATCAAAAGGAGCATCCTTTTCGACGCAAAGGCGGACATTCTCATATACGGAATGGGGGAATATCCGCTTTTAAATGTAGTCCGGGCACTTGAAAGAGGAGAATCACCGGAGAACATAAAAACGGAAAGCACTGCTGTTATCAGAAAAGATATATCGGACCTTAAGGGTTATGTCCTTCTCCCATCATTTAAAGAAGTCTCGGAGGACAGGGAATCTTTTGCACGGGCCCACATCCTGTTTGAGGACAACGACAACAAAAAAACGGTCGTCCAGAAGCAGGACTCAAGGTACCTTGTCCAGTACCCGGGAATGGAGATTACACAGGACCAGCTGGACTATATTTATGATACGGATTTCGAGAGAAAAATCCACCCCGATTTTAAAAATGTCCCTGCATTTGACATGATAAAAACATCCGTGACATCCCACAGGGGATGCTATGGGGACTGCTCGTTCTGCGCAATCGCAAACCACCAGGGAAAAAAAGTCGTCTCAAGAAGCAAACAGTCCATATTAAACGAGATAAGGGTTATAGCGTCAAAAAAAGACTTTCCAGGAACAATTACCGATATCGGCGGCCCTACAGCGAACATGTATGCATCTGGCTGCAGAATCGGAGGATGCGAAACCAATGACTGCCTGAAGGGCCCGAAAGGATGCAGGAATTTCATTCCCGGAAACAGGGAATACCTTGACCTGTTATCAGAGGCCAAAAAAATTGACAATGTAAAGAATATTCAGATTAACTCAGGCCTAAGATTTGATTCATGCATAATGGACGATAATTTTCTAAGAGAGATTTTAAGGCATTATATATCCGGCCAGATGAAAATAGCTCCTGAATCAGGGTCTGATCCGGTTCTTCATTATATGAACAAACCTGACACAAAGGTTTTTGAATCCTTCATAAAAAAATTTGAGAGAATTAAAAAAGAAGAGGGTATTAAAAAATATATCATCCCTTACATTATTACAGGACACCCGGGAGAAGGTGAAAAAGAGCTGAAGCAGACAAGAGACCTACTGAGAAAAAACAGACTTTCAGGAAAGCAGTTCCAGATATTCACCCCTACTCCCATGACACGGTCTGCCGCGATGTATTACCTCGGGTACGACCCACGCACCGGAGAAAAAATAGGGGTTGAAAAGGACGTAAAAACCCTCAGGAAAAGAAAAGACGTGCTTATGTCCTGA